The proteins below are encoded in one region of Ostrea edulis chromosome 3, xbOstEdul1.1, whole genome shotgun sequence:
- the LOC125677086 gene encoding achaete-scute complex protein T8-like — MDVFSEPKVSSCRFSPASEIVQAGGHSHDAFETIQTSVCKDMAVKNRNRGKKSGGKSAYRHVPHSQKPPHLVARRNARERRRVEAVNEAFQRLRKRVNGEVKQKRLSKVRTLRVAIDYINKLQRMILEHDQNIRERHCRQVSPRRERVVAQRNAEQSKGNECISSTMKSHSLSESRTILFDISNEDQNNLGWQTTNSKEVEPYFPEYGSLGMREISILPDL; from the exons ATGGACGTGTTTAGCGAGCCAAAGGTTTCATCTTGTCGCTTTTCACCTGCTTCAGAAATAGTGCAAGCAGGTGGTCATAGTCATGATGCTTTCGAGACTATCCAGACTTCAGTGTGCAAGGATATGGCTGTCAAGAACAGAAACCGCGGGAAAAAATCCGGCGGGAAATCGGCGTATCGGCACGTGCCGCACAGCCAAAAGCCACCACATCTTGTGGCGCGACGTAACGCCAGAGAACGTAGACGCGTCGAGGCCGTAAACGAAGCTTTCCAGAGATTACGGAAAAGGGTGAATGGAGAGGTCAAACAAAAACGACTGTCCAAGGTTCGGACTCTGAGGGTCGCCATTGATTACATCAACAAATTGCAAAGGATGATTTTAGAACATGACCAGAACATTCGTGAAAGACACTGCCGACAAGTTAGTCCGAGACGAGAAAGGGTGGTGGCACAGAGAAATGCTGAACAGTCCAAGGGGAACGAGTGCATATCTTCTACAATGAAATCACATAGTCTGTCAGAATCTAGAACGATTTTGTTCGACATATCTAATGAGGATCAGAATAACTTAGGATGGCAG aCCACTAATTCAAAAGAAGTAGAACCATATTTTCCCGAATATGGATCTCTGGGTATGAGGGAAATCAGTATTTTACCAGATCTTTAA